The Aeromicrobium senzhongii genome includes a window with the following:
- a CDS encoding SDR family NAD(P)-dependent oxidoreductase — protein MNDADVIDAEVAADDTISFSRHGYERRRPTWDDTDMADVAGRTVVVSGGTAGVGLGASTSLAALGAHVVMLGRNPDRGAAAVQEVTAATGNRDVEWVPLDLASLSSVRATAATLLQRYPRIHALVNNAGGMWDTWETSVDGIEMSWATNVVGPYLLTELLLDRLAESAPARIIEMTSGGAYSQRLTLGELRGEEDAFDPKATYSRTKRAQIVLTELRAAELADRGIVAHVTHPGWTDSPGLRESGAMQGFIRRFESDFRTPEQGADTAVWLTSAREPGRSSGLFWHDRRPRETHRTEATRETDEDRRELVELLRRTCGLSA, from the coding sequence ATGAACGATGCAGACGTGATCGACGCCGAAGTTGCGGCCGACGACACCATCAGTTTCAGCCGGCACGGGTACGAACGGCGCCGCCCTACGTGGGACGACACGGACATGGCGGACGTCGCGGGGCGGACCGTCGTCGTTTCGGGTGGCACGGCCGGCGTGGGCCTGGGCGCCTCGACGAGCCTGGCGGCTCTCGGCGCCCACGTCGTGATGCTCGGCCGCAATCCCGACCGCGGCGCCGCGGCCGTCCAGGAGGTCACCGCGGCCACCGGGAACAGGGACGTCGAGTGGGTGCCGCTGGATCTCGCCTCGCTGAGCTCCGTGCGCGCCACCGCGGCCACGCTCCTACAGCGCTACCCCCGGATCCACGCGCTGGTCAACAACGCCGGCGGCATGTGGGACACCTGGGAGACCTCGGTCGACGGGATCGAGATGAGCTGGGCCACCAACGTCGTCGGCCCGTACCTGCTGACCGAGCTGCTGCTGGACCGGCTCGCGGAGTCGGCCCCTGCGCGCATCATCGAGATGACGTCCGGTGGCGCCTACAGCCAGCGGTTGACGCTGGGCGAGCTGCGCGGCGAGGAGGACGCCTTCGATCCGAAGGCCACCTACTCGCGGACGAAGCGCGCCCAGATCGTGCTGACGGAGCTGCGTGCCGCCGAGCTGGCCGACCGCGGGATCGTCGCCCACGTGACGCACCCGGGCTGGACGGACTCGCCCGGACTGCGCGAGTCCGGCGCGATGCAGGGCTTCATCCGGCGGTTCGAGTCGGACTTCCGCACGCCCGAGCAGGGCGCCGACACCGCCGTGTGGCTGACCAGCGCCCGCGAGCCCGGCCGGAGCTCCGGACTGTTCTGGCACGATCGTCGCCCCCGCGAGACGCACCGCACCGAGGCCACCCGCGAGACCGACGAGGACCGTCGCGAGCTCGTCGAGCTGTTGCGCCGCACTTGCGGCCTGTCCGCCTGA
- a CDS encoding nuclear transport factor 2 family protein: MNDRHPYVQLLDRIIAAAQAGDPADLFNVYAPDAVIWHNNDGVEQTVEQNAKVLRRISERVTDREYTDRRIQVFDGGVVQQHVLRGINVRSGEPVQLHACVVVTVGEDGLITRLDEYIDSAEALRFSS; this comes from the coding sequence ATGAACGATCGCCACCCCTACGTCCAGCTGCTCGACCGCATCATCGCGGCCGCCCAGGCCGGCGACCCGGCCGACCTGTTCAACGTCTACGCACCCGACGCCGTCATCTGGCACAACAACGACGGCGTCGAGCAGACGGTCGAGCAGAACGCGAAGGTGCTGCGCCGGATCTCCGAGCGCGTCACGGACCGCGAGTACACCGACCGCCGGATCCAGGTGTTCGACGGTGGAGTGGTCCAGCAACACGTCCTGCGCGGCATCAACGTGCGCAGCGGCGAGCCGGTCCAGCTGCATGCCTGTGTCGTCGTCACCGTCGGTGAGGACGGGCTCATCACGCGTCTCGACGAGTACATCGACTCGGCCGAGGCGCTGCGGTTCAGCAGCTGA
- a CDS encoding class I adenylate-forming enzyme family protein, giving the protein MSIARGLHPQAKVREFQSKGWWTDETLDDFYLQQVRERPDRLAIVDPANRSDLLGSAPRRLTWAELDAEVQTVAARLDELGLQRGDVVGVQLPNTIELAEVYLGAWLLGIVVSPLPMQYREHEIVGMANQAGFRAFIGSPAFAGRRPAEEAAALSERVPTLETVIAFSDATELEGLSDQVMGWSPAVATDEQRARVAERRAADPNDANDCATICWTSGTESEPKGVPRAHLEWIAISTATLDAPKVTADDVLLNPFPMVNMAGINGMFLPWLRTGGVLVQHHPFDLKTFLGQIAGERATYTVAPPALLWMLLHNDALLSQIDLSSLTRIGSGSAPLQPVMVRGWQEKLGIGVINFFGSNEGIALLSSLEDFPEADDRAQFFPRYGAPGVTWSSAVSEWVQLRLVDPITGEEVTEPGVPGELRIGGPTVFAGYLNPETRANPFDEEGMLKTGDIFEIAGDQNQFLRYLDRGKDLVIRGGMNIAPAEMEALIGEHPAVADVAVVGDPDEQMGERVAAVVTLNPGASLTLEELIEFLRESKIASYKLPERLEIRDELPRNPVGKVLKRELRRTAQI; this is encoded by the coding sequence ATGTCGATCGCACGGGGCTTGCATCCGCAGGCGAAGGTCCGGGAGTTCCAGTCGAAGGGGTGGTGGACCGACGAGACGCTCGACGACTTCTACCTGCAGCAGGTGCGCGAGCGGCCCGACCGACTCGCGATCGTCGACCCCGCGAACCGCTCCGACCTGCTCGGATCGGCTCCGCGACGGCTCACGTGGGCCGAACTGGACGCCGAGGTCCAAACGGTCGCGGCACGCCTCGACGAGTTGGGCCTCCAGCGCGGCGACGTGGTCGGCGTGCAGCTGCCCAACACGATCGAGCTGGCCGAGGTCTACCTCGGCGCGTGGCTGCTGGGCATCGTCGTCTCGCCGCTTCCCATGCAGTACCGAGAGCACGAGATCGTGGGCATGGCGAACCAGGCCGGCTTCCGTGCGTTCATCGGCTCGCCCGCCTTCGCGGGCCGCCGGCCGGCCGAGGAGGCCGCCGCCCTGAGCGAGCGCGTCCCGACCCTGGAGACCGTCATCGCGTTCAGCGACGCGACCGAGCTCGAGGGACTCTCGGACCAGGTCATGGGCTGGTCGCCCGCCGTCGCGACCGACGAGCAGCGGGCCCGCGTCGCCGAGCGCCGTGCCGCCGACCCGAACGACGCGAACGACTGCGCGACGATTTGCTGGACCTCGGGCACCGAGAGCGAGCCGAAGGGCGTGCCCCGCGCACACCTGGAGTGGATCGCGATCAGCACGGCGACCCTCGACGCCCCGAAGGTCACGGCCGACGACGTCCTGCTCAACCCCTTCCCGATGGTCAACATGGCTGGCATCAACGGCATGTTCCTGCCGTGGCTGCGCACGGGCGGCGTGCTGGTGCAGCACCACCCGTTCGACCTCAAGACCTTCCTGGGCCAGATCGCCGGCGAGCGGGCGACCTACACCGTCGCGCCGCCGGCACTGCTGTGGATGCTCCTGCACAACGACGCCCTGCTGAGCCAGATCGACCTGTCGAGCCTGACCCGCATCGGCTCGGGCTCAGCGCCGCTGCAGCCCGTCATGGTGCGCGGCTGGCAGGAGAAGCTCGGCATCGGCGTCATCAACTTCTTCGGCTCCAACGAGGGCATCGCGCTGCTGTCGAGCCTCGAGGACTTCCCCGAAGCGGACGACCGCGCGCAGTTCTTCCCGCGCTACGGCGCACCGGGCGTCACGTGGTCCTCGGCCGTCTCGGAGTGGGTCCAGCTGCGCCTGGTCGACCCGATCACGGGCGAGGAGGTCACCGAGCCGGGCGTGCCCGGCGAGTTGCGCATCGGCGGCCCGACGGTCTTCGCCGGCTACCTCAACCCCGAGACGCGCGCGAACCCGTTCGACGAGGAGGGGATGCTGAAGACCGGCGACATCTTCGAGATCGCCGGTGACCAGAACCAGTTCCTGCGCTACCTCGATCGCGGGAAGGACCTCGTCATCCGGGGCGGCATGAACATCGCGCCGGCCGAGATGGAGGCCCTCATCGGCGAGCACCCGGCCGTGGCGGACGTCGCGGTCGTCGGCGATCCGGACGAGCAGATGGGCGAGCGCGTCGCCGCGGTCGTCACGCTCAACCCGGGTGCGTCCCTGACCCTTGAGGAGCTCATCGAGTTCCTGCGTGAGTCGAAGATCGCCTCCTACAAGCTGCCCGAGCGGCTCGAGATCCGCGACGAGCTGCCCCGCAACCCCGTCGGCAAGGTGCTCAAGCGCGAGCTGCGCCGCACCGCCCAGATCTGA
- a CDS encoding SDR family oxidoreductase, which yields MSAGRRTPVTGSTVVVTGANRGIGLAFVQEALAAGAAKVYAGVRDVGDVTDELVATGAEIVALDVVDRAQVQAAARTCSDATVLINNAGLFTGNRLVQADDPDAARREMEVNYFGPLETTRAFAPVISANGGGAIVNVLSVAAIAPTAFMGGYSTSKAAALYLGGIARAELEPMDVGVTSLIVGSVETRMAAHVDGQKEDPRDVARIGLKAMSRGDWTCDTDRMAIDSRARMARDPIRYERGLGKLLFVDQLVTKP from the coding sequence ATGAGCGCCGGACGTCGTACGCCGGTCACCGGCAGCACCGTCGTCGTGACGGGAGCCAATCGCGGGATCGGATTGGCATTCGTCCAGGAGGCTCTTGCCGCCGGAGCGGCGAAGGTCTACGCCGGGGTGCGCGACGTCGGCGACGTCACGGACGAGCTGGTCGCCACGGGCGCCGAGATAGTCGCGCTCGACGTGGTCGACCGCGCCCAGGTGCAGGCCGCGGCCCGCACCTGCTCCGACGCCACCGTGCTGATCAACAACGCCGGACTCTTCACGGGGAACCGCCTCGTCCAGGCTGACGACCCCGACGCCGCCCGCCGCGAGATGGAGGTCAATTACTTCGGCCCGCTCGAGACGACGCGCGCGTTCGCGCCGGTGATCTCGGCCAACGGCGGCGGCGCGATCGTCAACGTGCTGTCGGTCGCGGCCATCGCGCCGACCGCGTTCATGGGCGGCTACTCGACCTCGAAGGCCGCCGCGCTGTACCTCGGCGGCATCGCGCGGGCCGAACTCGAGCCGATGGACGTCGGTGTGACGTCGCTGATCGTCGGCTCCGTCGAGACCCGCATGGCCGCGCACGTCGACGGCCAGAAGGAGGATCCGCGCGACGTCGCCCGGATCGGCCTCAAGGCGATGTCTCGCGGCGACTGGACCTGCGACACCGATCGCATGGCCATCGACTCGCGCGCTCGCATGGCGCGCGACCCCATCCGCTACGAGCGCGGCCTGGGCAAGCTGCTGTTCGTCGACCAGCTGGTCACCAAGCCGTGA
- a CDS encoding long-chain-fatty-acid--CoA ligase yields the protein MSTLAAGLETHGDGSPFVRLEDVVRRSAAHDPEGTALIEPGRRVTFAELDASSNRFARALLADGVQPGDRVCHIGENSAAFFDVLYGAGKAGAIPVPMNFRLAPPEVLHIVEDVQPRVVVLGAGMEHHGAAIAAVPGVARVVTVEPADGLTDLSTWTSEQPATDPGIARDPEDTAVMFYTSGTTGRPKGIELTGVNVSSSLACPLSLVRFDRASVALAPVPFFHVTGFGLALMANLKGSALLMINPQGPADLLRVFQEYRVSHGVLVPTVIQFMLDLPESRTGDWSALRCLMYGGAPMPESVLRDATDVFGCDFIQGYGLTESTGGVAFLAPEDHRTTPETVHRLRSVGRVRGGNELRVIDPRTGADQPPGERGEVLVRGGNIMKRYWNRPEETAAAIDADGWLHTGDGGSLDADGYLYLHDRLKDMIVSGGENVYPAEVESVLTAHPGVAQVAVIGVPSDRWGESPMAIVVRSSGPEGAALDAAAVIGWARERLAHYKCPVDVAFVDALPLNASGKLLKARLREEFAGS from the coding sequence GTGAGCACGCTCGCGGCCGGCCTGGAGACGCACGGGGACGGCTCGCCGTTCGTGCGGCTCGAGGACGTCGTGCGCCGGAGCGCGGCGCACGACCCCGAGGGCACCGCCCTGATCGAGCCCGGCCGGCGCGTGACGTTCGCCGAGCTCGACGCGTCGAGCAACCGGTTCGCCCGGGCCCTGCTCGCCGACGGCGTGCAGCCGGGGGACCGGGTCTGCCACATCGGCGAGAACAGCGCCGCCTTCTTCGACGTGCTCTACGGCGCGGGCAAGGCCGGCGCGATCCCCGTGCCGATGAACTTCCGGCTCGCGCCGCCCGAGGTGCTGCACATCGTGGAGGATGTCCAGCCCCGCGTGGTCGTCCTCGGCGCCGGCATGGAGCACCACGGCGCCGCGATCGCGGCCGTGCCGGGTGTCGCCCGCGTCGTCACCGTCGAGCCCGCCGACGGGCTGACAGACCTGTCCACCTGGACCTCGGAGCAGCCTGCCACGGACCCGGGCATCGCCCGCGACCCCGAGGACACGGCCGTGATGTTCTACACGTCGGGCACGACGGGCCGGCCCAAGGGCATCGAGCTCACGGGCGTGAACGTCAGCTCGTCGCTGGCCTGCCCGCTGTCGCTCGTGCGGTTCGACCGGGCCTCGGTCGCGCTGGCGCCGGTGCCGTTCTTCCACGTCACGGGCTTCGGACTGGCCCTCATGGCGAACCTCAAGGGCTCGGCCCTGCTGATGATCAACCCGCAGGGTCCGGCCGACCTGCTGCGCGTGTTCCAGGAGTACCGGGTCAGCCACGGCGTGCTGGTCCCTACCGTCATCCAGTTCATGCTGGACCTGCCCGAGTCCCGCACCGGCGACTGGTCCGCGCTGCGCTGCCTCATGTACGGCGGCGCGCCCATGCCCGAGTCGGTCCTGCGCGACGCGACCGACGTCTTCGGCTGTGACTTCATCCAGGGCTACGGCCTCACCGAGTCGACCGGCGGCGTCGCCTTCCTGGCGCCGGAGGACCACCGCACCACCCCCGAGACGGTGCACCGGCTGCGGTCGGTGGGCCGCGTGCGCGGCGGCAACGAACTCCGTGTGATCGACCCGAGGACTGGGGCCGACCAGCCGCCCGGCGAGCGCGGCGAGGTCCTCGTCCGCGGCGGCAACATCATGAAGCGCTACTGGAACCGACCTGAGGAGACGGCGGCGGCGATCGACGCCGACGGCTGGCTGCACACCGGCGACGGCGGCTCCCTCGACGCGGACGGCTATCTCTACCTGCACGACCGGCTCAAGGACATGATCGTCAGTGGCGGCGAGAACGTGTACCCGGCCGAGGTCGAGAGCGTGCTCACGGCCCATCCGGGCGTCGCCCAGGTCGCCGTCATCGGCGTGCCCTCCGACCGGTGGGGCGAGTCGCCCATGGCGATCGTCGTCCGGTCGAGCGGACCCGAGGGAGCCGCGCTCGACGCGGCGGCGGTGATCGGCTGGGCCCGCGAGCGGCTCGCGCACTACAAGTGCCCGGTCGACGTGGCGTTCGTCGACGCCCTGCCCCTCAATGCCAGCGGCAAGCTGCTGAAGGCGCGGCTGCGCGAGGAGTTCGCCGGCTCCTGA